A stretch of Vibrio maritimus DNA encodes these proteins:
- the mltF gene encoding membrane-bound lytic murein transglycosylase MltF encodes MQSLSAARWPNRRWLKLLSVCLFSIGLAGCQIDSDPKSELENIKERGVLRVGTLNNQLSYYIGPDGPTGLDYELARQFADALGVRLEMKPAYRQASLFPALQKGEIDIIAAGLSQSPERIQGFRAGPAYYYVSQQVVYKKGQWRPRNLEQLLNNQQELIDQADGEEVFAIVKDSHFEKTMATVTEEHPEIRYYIDANADVNDLLKQVSEGKLKFTMADSVELSLSQRIYPDLALAFEMTEDQPISWYMRKSEDESLYALLIEFFGQLKQTGDLANLEEKYLGHIGVFDYVDTRAFIRALDSKLPKWSPLFKKYSKEFDWRLIAALAYQESHWNPVAKSPTGVRGMMMLTLPTAKSVNVTNRLDPEQSVRGGVEYLRRIVDRVPDSISEHEKIWFALASYNVGFGHMMDARRLTKRQGGDPDAWADVKDRLPLLRQKKFYSQTRYGYARGDEARNYVENIRRYYQSIIGHVDKQLAAQAEEELSTEDLIVIPPLPPVSGAVSSAEATISAAQSTEIPAVGGNTGR; translated from the coding sequence ATGCAAAGTCTTTCTGCTGCTCGCTGGCCTAATCGTCGCTGGTTAAAATTGCTATCTGTGTGCCTTTTCTCAATCGGGTTGGCTGGCTGCCAAATCGATTCTGATCCTAAAAGTGAACTCGAAAACATCAAAGAACGCGGTGTACTTCGCGTAGGTACACTCAATAATCAGCTCTCTTACTATATTGGTCCTGATGGCCCTACTGGCCTCGATTATGAATTAGCCAGACAGTTTGCAGACGCATTGGGCGTTCGTTTAGAGATGAAACCTGCTTATCGTCAAGCAAGCCTATTCCCTGCTCTGCAAAAGGGTGAGATCGATATTATTGCGGCTGGACTTAGTCAGTCTCCAGAGCGTATTCAAGGCTTTCGCGCTGGGCCCGCTTACTACTATGTCAGTCAACAGGTCGTCTATAAGAAAGGTCAGTGGCGTCCGCGTAACCTTGAGCAACTCCTCAACAACCAGCAAGAGTTAATCGATCAAGCTGATGGCGAAGAAGTGTTTGCGATTGTCAAAGACTCACACTTTGAAAAGACCATGGCAACGGTGACCGAAGAACATCCAGAGATCCGCTATTACATCGACGCGAATGCTGACGTCAACGACCTGCTGAAACAAGTCTCCGAGGGCAAACTGAAATTCACCATGGCGGACTCTGTTGAGCTTTCTCTGTCACAGCGCATCTATCCCGACCTGGCCCTCGCCTTTGAGATGACTGAAGATCAGCCAATCTCTTGGTACATGCGTAAATCAGAAGATGAAAGCCTGTATGCCTTGCTTATTGAGTTCTTTGGGCAACTTAAACAGACAGGGGATCTAGCAAACCTAGAAGAAAAGTATCTAGGTCATATCGGCGTATTTGATTATGTGGATACCCGCGCCTTTATCCGAGCGCTCGATAGTAAGCTACCTAAATGGTCACCACTATTTAAAAAGTACTCCAAAGAGTTTGACTGGCGTTTGATTGCCGCTTTGGCGTACCAAGAGTCACATTGGAATCCAGTGGCAAAATCACCAACCGGTGTACGCGGGATGATGATGCTGACATTACCGACTGCCAAAAGCGTTAACGTGACCAATCGACTCGACCCTGAACAGTCTGTGCGTGGTGGTGTGGAATACCTACGCCGAATTGTTGATCGCGTGCCTGACTCAATCAGTGAGCACGAAAAAATCTGGTTTGCCCTCGCTTCCTACAATGTTGGTTTCGGCCACATGATGGATGCAAGACGCCTGACAAAACGCCAAGGTGGCGACCCAGATGCGTGGGCGGATGTGAAAGATCGTTTACCGCTGCTGCGCCAAAAGAAGTTTTACAGTCAGACTCGCTATGGCTACGCGCGAGGCGATGAAGCCCGCAACTACGTGGAAAACATTCGTCGTTACTATCAAAGCATCATTGGTCATGTCGATAAACAGCTCGCTGCGCAAGCTGAGGAAGAGCTCAGTACCGAAGACTTGATCGTGATTCCACCGCTACCACCTGTGTCAGGCGCGGTTTCTAGCGCAGAGGCAACCATCAGTGCCGCGCAATCTACAGAAATACCCGCCGTTGGTGGCAATACAGGTCGCTAA
- the purL gene encoding phosphoribosylformylglycinamidine synthase: MRILRGSPALSEFRVNKLLELCRELNLPVTGIYAEFAHFADLTADLDESEVEKLEKLLTYGPTIEEHEPTGTLLLVTPRPGTISPWSSKSTDIANNCGLDKVTRLERGTAYYVETSSELTELQLVELKAVIHDRMMEVVFSDFESAAALFQVAEPAPVADVDLLTGGRKALEEANVTLGLALAEDEIDYLVESFVTKLERNPTDIELMMFAQANSEHCRHKIFNADWTIDGVKQDKSLFKMIKNTFETTPDHVLSAYKDNAAVMEGSEVGRFFPDPKTRQYGYNHEKAHILMKVETHNHPTAISPWPGASTGSGGEIRDEGATGIGGKPKAGLVGFTTSNLRIPGFEQPWETDFGKPGRIVNALDIMLEGPLGGAAFNNEFGRPNLLGYFRTYEEKVTSHAGEEVRGYHKPIMIAGGMGNIRDEHVQKKEIPVGASLIVLGGPAMNIGLGGGAASSMASGQSAEDLDFASVQRENPEMERRCQEVIDRCWQLGEDNPIAFIHDVGAGGISNALPELVDDGERGGIFQLRDVPNDEPGMSPLEIWCNESQERYVMAVAPENMEAFDAICKRERAPYAVVGVATEERELKLEDSHFDNTPIDMPMDILLGKTPKMHRDAKTLKVDSPAISREGIEMNDAVDRVLRLPTVAEKTFLITIGDRTVTGLVARDQMVGPWQVPVANCAVTAASYDTYHGEAMSMGERTPVALLDFGASARLAVGESLTNIAATDIGDIKRIKLSANWMSPAGHPGEDAGLYEAVKAVGEELCPALGLTIPVGKDSMSMKTKWNENGEDKEVTSPLSLVITAFGRVEDVRKTVTPQLRTDKGESSLVLVDLGNGKNRLGATALAQVYKQLGDKPADVDNAEQLKGFFDAMQTLVRDDKLVAYHDKGDGGLFVTLAEMAFAGHCGVKADIASLGEDALAALFNEELGAVVQVKNDDLEAVKAVLAANGLEACSHVIGSVEASDDFVITSGDAVVIERSRTELRTIWAETTHKMQSLRDNSACADQEHEAKKDNSDPGLNVKLSFDVKEDVAAPYIATGAKPKMAILREQGVNSHVEMAAAFDRAGFEATDIHMSDILTGQAVLEEYQGLVACGGFSYGDVLGAGEGWAKSILFNDQARDQFQNFFHREDTFSLGVCNGCQMLSNLKELIPGADLWPRFVRNESERFEARFSLVEVQKSDSIFFDGMEGSRMPIAVSHGEGRVEVRDTDHLNAIEASGTVAVRYVDNHGNPTQQYPNNPNGSPNAITGLTTRDGRVTIMMPHPERVFRTVANSWAPESWGEDSAWMRMFRNARVNVGK, from the coding sequence ATGAGAATTTTGCGTGGTTCCCCAGCTCTTTCTGAGTTTCGTGTTAACAAGCTACTAGAGCTTTGTCGTGAACTAAACCTACCAGTAACAGGTATTTACGCTGAGTTTGCCCACTTTGCCGACCTAACGGCAGACCTGGATGAGTCTGAAGTTGAAAAATTAGAGAAGTTGCTGACTTACGGTCCAACTATCGAAGAGCACGAGCCAACAGGCACACTGCTACTAGTGACACCTCGCCCTGGCACCATCTCGCCATGGTCCTCTAAATCTACGGATATTGCGAACAACTGTGGCCTAGACAAAGTGACTCGTCTAGAGCGCGGTACTGCTTACTATGTAGAGACATCAAGCGAACTGACTGAGCTTCAACTTGTTGAGCTTAAAGCAGTGATCCACGATCGCATGATGGAAGTGGTTTTCTCTGACTTCGAATCAGCGGCAGCGCTGTTCCAAGTCGCAGAGCCAGCACCAGTTGCCGATGTTGATCTACTAACAGGCGGTCGCAAAGCACTAGAAGAAGCGAACGTGACGCTTGGTCTTGCACTTGCAGAAGATGAAATTGATTACCTAGTTGAAAGCTTTGTGACTAAGCTAGAGCGCAACCCAACAGACATCGAATTGATGATGTTTGCACAGGCGAACTCTGAGCACTGTCGTCACAAGATCTTCAACGCAGATTGGACTATCGACGGCGTTAAGCAAGACAAGTCGCTATTCAAGATGATCAAAAACACATTTGAAACGACACCAGACCACGTCCTGTCTGCATACAAAGATAATGCAGCGGTTATGGAAGGCTCTGAAGTGGGTCGTTTCTTCCCAGATCCAAAAACACGTCAATACGGCTACAACCACGAGAAAGCGCACATCCTAATGAAGGTGGAAACACACAACCACCCAACAGCGATTTCTCCATGGCCGGGTGCATCGACAGGTAGTGGCGGTGAAATCCGTGACGAAGGCGCAACAGGTATTGGCGGTAAGCCAAAAGCAGGTCTTGTTGGTTTCACAACGTCTAACCTTCGCATTCCTGGCTTCGAACAGCCTTGGGAAACCGACTTTGGTAAGCCAGGCCGTATCGTTAACGCCCTAGATATCATGCTAGAAGGTCCACTAGGTGGCGCGGCATTTAACAACGAATTTGGTCGTCCAAACCTACTGGGTTACTTCCGTACTTACGAAGAGAAAGTTACATCACACGCAGGTGAAGAAGTGCGTGGTTACCACAAGCCGATCATGATTGCTGGTGGTATGGGTAACATCCGTGATGAGCACGTTCAGAAGAAAGAGATCCCTGTAGGTGCAAGCCTAATTGTACTTGGTGGTCCTGCAATGAACATCGGTCTTGGTGGCGGTGCAGCGTCTTCTATGGCATCTGGTCAGTCTGCTGAAGACCTAGACTTTGCGTCAGTACAGCGTGAAAACCCAGAGATGGAACGTCGCTGTCAAGAAGTGATCGACCGCTGCTGGCAGCTAGGTGAAGACAACCCAATCGCATTTATCCACGATGTGGGCGCGGGCGGTATCTCAAACGCACTTCCTGAGCTTGTTGATGATGGTGAGCGCGGTGGTATCTTCCAGCTTCGTGACGTACCAAACGATGAGCCAGGCATGAGCCCACTTGAGATCTGGTGTAACGAATCTCAAGAACGCTATGTAATGGCGGTAGCGCCAGAGAACATGGAAGCATTCGATGCTATCTGTAAGCGTGAGCGCGCACCTTACGCAGTAGTGGGTGTGGCAACAGAAGAGCGTGAACTGAAACTTGAAGATTCACACTTCGACAACACGCCAATCGACATGCCGATGGACATCCTTCTTGGCAAAACGCCGAAGATGCACCGTGATGCGAAAACACTGAAAGTAGACAGCCCTGCGATCTCTCGTGAAGGCATTGAAATGAACGATGCGGTTGACCGCGTTCTTCGTCTACCAACAGTTGCAGAGAAAACTTTCCTAATCACCATCGGTGACCGCACGGTGACAGGCCTTGTTGCTCGTGACCAGATGGTGGGTCCTTGGCAGGTGCCGGTAGCAAACTGCGCAGTAACAGCAGCGAGCTACGATACTTACCACGGTGAAGCGATGTCTATGGGTGAGCGCACACCAGTTGCTCTACTAGACTTTGGCGCGTCTGCTCGTCTAGCGGTAGGTGAGTCTCTAACTAACATTGCAGCGACAGACATCGGCGATATCAAGCGTATCAAGCTGTCAGCTAACTGGATGTCTCCAGCGGGTCACCCAGGTGAAGACGCAGGTCTTTACGAAGCGGTGAAAGCGGTAGGTGAAGAGCTATGTCCAGCACTGGGCCTAACGATTCCAGTAGGTAAAGACTCAATGTCGATGAAGACCAAGTGGAACGAGAACGGTGAAGACAAAGAAGTCACGTCGCCACTTTCACTGGTTATCACTGCGTTTGGTCGTGTGGAAGATGTTCGTAAGACGGTCACGCCGCAGCTTCGCACTGACAAAGGTGAATCGTCTCTTGTTCTTGTTGATCTTGGTAACGGTAAAAACCGTCTAGGCGCAACGGCATTGGCACAGGTTTACAAGCAGCTTGGTGATAAGCCAGCAGACGTCGATAACGCAGAGCAGCTAAAAGGTTTCTTCGATGCGATGCAAACCCTTGTTCGTGATGACAAGCTAGTGGCTTACCACGATAAAGGTGATGGTGGTCTATTCGTTACGCTTGCTGAGATGGCATTCGCGGGTCACTGTGGTGTGAAAGCAGATATTGCCAGCCTAGGCGAAGATGCATTAGCGGCACTATTTAACGAAGAACTAGGTGCGGTTGTTCAGGTTAAGAATGACGACCTAGAAGCAGTGAAAGCGGTTCTAGCGGCGAACGGCCTAGAAGCATGCTCTCACGTAATCGGCAGCGTTGAAGCGTCTGATGACTTCGTTATCACTTCTGGTGATGCGGTTGTGATTGAGCGCTCTCGTACAGAGCTACGTACTATCTGGGCTGAAACTACACACAAGATGCAGTCTCTACGTGACAACTCTGCGTGTGCAGACCAAGAGCACGAAGCGAAGAAAGACAACTCTGACCCTGGTCTAAACGTGAAACTGAGCTTCGACGTTAAAGAAGACGTTGCAGCGCCATACATCGCGACGGGCGCTAAGCCTAAGATGGCAATTCTTCGTGAGCAGGGTGTTAACTCTCACGTTGAAATGGCAGCGGCGTTTGACCGTGCTGGCTTTGAAGCAACAGACATCCACATGAGCGACATCCTGACGGGGCAAGCGGTTCTAGAAGAGTACCAAGGTCTTGTGGCTTGTGGTGGCTTCTCTTACGGTGACGTTCTAGGTGCGGGTGAAGGTTGGGCGAAGTCTATCCTGTTCAACGACCAAGCACGTGACCAGTTCCAGAACTTCTTCCACCGTGAAGACACCTTCTCACTAGGTGTGTGTAACGGATGTCAGATGCTATCGAACCTAAAAGAGCTGATCCCAGGTGCAGACCTGTGGCCACGCTTCGTTCGTAACGAATCTGAGCGTTTTGAAGCTCGCTTTAGCCTAGTAGAAGTTCAGAAGTCTGACTCTATCTTCTTCGATGGCATGGAAGGTTCACGTATGCCAATCGCAGTTTCTCACGGCGAAGGCCGCGTAGAGGTTCGCGACACTGACCACCTAAATGCGATTGAAGCTTCAGGTACGGTAGCAGTGCGTTACGTTGATAACCACGGTAACCCAACGCAGCAATATCCAAACAACCCGAACGGTTCACCAAACGCAATCACAGGTCTAACGACTCGTGACGGTCGTGTGACTATCATGATGCCGCACCCAGAGCGTGTATTCCGTACGGTTGCTAATTCTTGGGCGCCAGAGTCTTGGGGTGAAGACAGTGCTTGGATGCGCATGTTCCGCAACGCTCGCGTGAACGTTGGTAAGTAA
- the fghA gene encoding S-formylglutathione hydrolase: protein MTIENLSQAKVFGGWHKQYQHTSSALNCSMRFAIYLPPEASADNPVPVLYWLSGLTCTDENFMQKAGAFRAAAKLGIAIVAPDTSPRGEGVPDDPDGAYDFGLGAGFYVNATQAPWDEHYQMYSYIVEELPKLVEEHFPVTSVRSISGHSMGGHGALTIGLKNSDRYRSISAFSPISNPMNCPWGQKALSHYLGNNTEQWKQYDSVELLKSAQATLPILVEQGEDDGFLQEQLKPELLLAAAESSGSDVKLRMQPGYDHSYFFIQSFIDDHLRFHAGFLKD from the coding sequence ATGACAATAGAAAACCTCAGCCAAGCAAAAGTATTTGGCGGCTGGCATAAGCAATACCAACATACCTCAAGCGCTCTAAATTGCTCGATGCGCTTTGCAATTTACTTACCGCCAGAGGCGAGTGCCGACAACCCAGTTCCAGTGCTTTATTGGCTATCAGGCTTAACCTGTACCGATGAGAATTTCATGCAAAAAGCAGGCGCGTTTCGCGCTGCTGCTAAGCTTGGTATTGCCATCGTTGCACCGGATACCAGCCCTCGTGGAGAAGGCGTGCCGGATGACCCAGACGGTGCCTACGATTTTGGTCTCGGTGCTGGCTTCTATGTGAATGCCACTCAAGCTCCTTGGGATGAACACTATCAGATGTACAGCTACATCGTAGAGGAGTTGCCGAAGCTAGTCGAAGAGCACTTCCCTGTAACAAGCGTGCGCTCTATCTCTGGACATAGCATGGGCGGACACGGCGCACTGACTATTGGTCTTAAGAACAGTGACCGCTACCGTTCGATATCTGCATTTAGTCCGATCAGTAATCCTATGAACTGTCCTTGGGGACAAAAAGCGCTGAGCCATTACCTTGGCAACAATACCGAACAATGGAAGCAATACGATAGTGTCGAGCTTCTGAAAAGTGCCCAAGCTACCCTGCCGATTTTAGTCGAGCAAGGTGAAGACGACGGATTTTTGCAAGAGCAACTCAAGCCTGAACTGCTACTAGCGGCGGCGGAAAGCTCAGGCAGTGATGTAAAACTTCGCATGCAGCCAGGCTACGATCACAGCTACTTCTTTATCCAAAGCTTCATCGATGATCACTTACGCTTTCACGCCGGATTCTTAAAAGACTAG
- a CDS encoding type IV pilus modification PilV family protein, giving the protein MTSNQRGFSLIEVMIAMCLVGVGALGLVKMQTFIEQRSDYAYSSIQALGLAEAKLEWFRTRGANSVDSSMDVADFDADIIDGSELRDPYFLTWTVPTVTMDGNVKTVVVNVSWSDRLGQSQNLSLTTQISRFSEFD; this is encoded by the coding sequence GTGACTTCTAATCAGCGTGGTTTTAGTTTAATCGAGGTGATGATTGCCATGTGTCTCGTTGGCGTCGGAGCGCTAGGACTGGTCAAAATGCAAACCTTCATCGAACAGCGCTCCGATTATGCCTACAGCAGTATTCAGGCCCTTGGTTTGGCAGAAGCAAAGTTGGAGTGGTTTCGTACTCGAGGCGCAAACAGCGTAGACTCCTCTATGGACGTCGCAGACTTTGACGCCGATATTATTGATGGCTCAGAGTTACGCGATCCCTATTTTCTGACCTGGACAGTACCCACAGTCACCATGGATGGGAATGTCAAAACCGTTGTCGTGAATGTGTCTTGGAGCGATAGGCTAGGGCAATCACAAAACCTATCGTTAACAACGCAGATCTCTCGTTTTAGTGAATTTGATTAA
- a CDS encoding AbgT family transporter: MSNQSINQAPAPKPTGMDRFLNFIEKAGNKIPDPAILFFWALVIVWVASALLSNVSFDLINPRTDAPLEVTNLLTGQALASFLANMVTTFTGFAPLGIVLVAMLGVGVADSSGFITTGLKKMLNFTPAKLLTPMLILVAIVSHTAADAGYVLVIPLGGIIFHAAGRHPLAGIAAAFAGVSGGFSANFIPSGIDPLLAGFTQTSAQVLDPEYIVNPLANIFFTGLSSVIIVAIGWYVTEKIIEPRLANTPIDEDAEEAPDLGTFTETESKAFRAAGWAMMAGIALLIAAIIPESSALRSPEGEITAFSAPLMQSIVPLIFILFIIPGYVYGRVSGTFKNSDDVIKAMGTTMSTMGAYIVMSFFCAQFLAAFGQSNIGTMLALYGAEGLKAMNLPGQATIVGMILLTAFVNLLVGSASAKWALIGPILVPMLMAVGISPELSQAAYRVGDSVSNIISPLMVFFPLVVVYCQRYVKSTGIGTLASLMMPFSIAMLIGWTIFLLAYWALGIPLGIQAPYTYTM; encoded by the coding sequence ATGAGTAACCAATCGATTAATCAAGCGCCAGCTCCAAAGCCGACTGGAATGGATCGCTTTTTAAACTTTATTGAGAAAGCGGGTAACAAGATCCCAGATCCTGCTATCTTATTTTTCTGGGCTCTCGTTATTGTTTGGGTTGCATCAGCACTTTTATCAAATGTCAGTTTCGACCTGATTAACCCACGTACAGACGCGCCATTAGAAGTAACTAACCTTCTAACGGGTCAAGCTCTGGCTAGTTTCCTTGCTAACATGGTCACAACCTTCACTGGTTTTGCGCCTCTAGGTATCGTATTGGTTGCGATGCTGGGTGTTGGTGTTGCTGATTCTTCAGGCTTCATCACTACTGGTCTTAAGAAGATGCTGAACTTCACGCCAGCGAAACTTCTAACACCTATGTTGATTCTTGTTGCTATCGTTTCTCACACAGCAGCGGATGCAGGCTATGTTCTAGTTATTCCTCTAGGTGGTATCATTTTCCACGCGGCAGGTCGTCACCCACTTGCGGGTATTGCAGCAGCGTTTGCTGGTGTATCAGGCGGCTTCTCTGCAAACTTCATCCCATCTGGTATTGACCCACTACTTGCTGGTTTCACGCAAACATCTGCGCAGGTTCTAGACCCAGAATACATTGTTAACCCACTAGCAAACATCTTCTTCACAGGTCTTTCTTCTGTGATCATCGTTGCTATCGGTTGGTATGTTACTGAGAAAATCATTGAGCCACGCCTAGCGAACACACCAATTGATGAAGATGCAGAAGAAGCACCAGATCTAGGTACGTTCACAGAGACAGAATCTAAAGCGTTCCGCGCGGCAGGTTGGGCTATGATGGCGGGTATTGCACTGCTTATCGCTGCAATCATTCCAGAATCATCAGCACTTCGCTCTCCAGAAGGTGAGATCACAGCGTTCTCTGCACCACTAATGCAGTCTATCGTTCCACTTATCTTCATCCTGTTTATCATCCCTGGCTACGTATACGGTCGTGTATCTGGCACATTTAAGAACAGCGACGATGTCATTAAAGCGATGGGTACGACCATGTCAACCATGGGCGCATACATTGTAATGTCGTTCTTCTGTGCACAGTTCCTTGCGGCGTTTGGTCAGTCAAACATCGGTACTATGCTGGCACTTTACGGTGCAGAAGGTCTGAAAGCGATGAACCTGCCAGGTCAGGCAACGATCGTTGGTATGATTCTGCTAACTGCATTTGTTAACCTACTGGTTGGCTCTGCATCAGCGAAGTGGGCACTGATTGGTCCAATCCTAGTTCCAATGCTAATGGCTGTTGGTATCTCTCCTGAGCTATCTCAAGCAGCTTACCGTGTTGGTGACTCTGTATCGAACATCATCTCACCTCTAATGGTATTCTTCCCACTGGTTGTGGTTTACTGCCAACGCTACGTGAAGTCTACTGGTATCGGTACGCTAGCTTCTCTAATGATGCCATTCTCAATCGCAATGCTGATTGGTTGGACTATCTTCTTGCTAGCTTACTGGGCTCTAGGTATCCCACTAGGTATCCAAGCGCCATACACTTACACTATGTAA
- a CDS encoding LysR family transcriptional regulator, whose amino-acid sequence MANWEGINEFVAVVETQSFTAAAERLSTSVANISRRVTALEDKLAVKLFVRTTRKVSVTEVGATYYQHCKPLVEGLMLAELAITQLQASPTGRIKMTAPVTFGEQVLAPLMHEFLLQYPQIELDLVLSNQKMDLVQEGYDLAVRLGKLDDSSMMARKLLDRHMFVCASPDYLAKHGEPHTLSELKRHQCLRGSTKYWRFEDKGAERLIHVDGRVQCNSGYALVDAALKGLGIVQLPDYYVQPYLETGELVEVLTPYRGDQEGIWALYPQNRMLTSKIRTLIDYLSEALNREPHDR is encoded by the coding sequence ATGGCGAACTGGGAAGGTATTAATGAGTTTGTTGCGGTCGTAGAGACGCAGAGTTTTACGGCTGCTGCAGAGCGACTGTCGACCTCTGTTGCCAATATCAGCCGCAGAGTCACGGCGTTAGAAGATAAGTTAGCAGTGAAGTTGTTCGTTCGTACAACCAGAAAGGTCTCGGTCACAGAGGTTGGGGCAACCTACTATCAGCACTGTAAGCCACTTGTAGAAGGGCTCATGTTAGCGGAGCTCGCTATCACACAGCTGCAAGCCAGTCCTACTGGGCGGATTAAGATGACCGCGCCAGTCACCTTTGGAGAGCAGGTATTGGCTCCGCTGATGCATGAGTTTCTACTGCAGTACCCTCAGATTGAGTTGGACTTGGTGTTATCTAACCAAAAGATGGATCTGGTTCAAGAGGGTTATGATCTTGCGGTAAGGCTAGGGAAGCTTGATGACTCTAGTATGATGGCGCGCAAACTGTTGGATCGTCATATGTTCGTTTGTGCAAGTCCAGACTATCTGGCCAAGCACGGTGAGCCTCATACACTTTCGGAATTAAAACGCCATCAGTGCCTTCGCGGGTCAACCAAATACTGGCGGTTTGAAGACAAAGGGGCAGAAAGACTGATTCATGTTGATGGCAGGGTGCAATGCAATAGCGGCTACGCTCTGGTTGATGCCGCACTAAAAGGATTGGGAATTGTGCAGCTTCCCGACTATTATGTGCAGCCTTATTTGGAGACGGGTGAGCTGGTGGAAGTATTAACACCATACCGTGGGGATCAAGAGGGTATCTGGGCACTCTATCCTCAAAACCGCATGCTAACGTCTAAAATAAGAACCTTGATCGACTATTTATCTGAAGCATTAAACCGAGAGCCTCATGACCGATAA
- the tadA gene encoding tRNA adenosine(34) deaminase TadA has translation MTDKPTSPATTTEHVFSEQDYAFMQRAMELASHAEEEGEVPVGAVLVKDGEVVAEGWNQSIGAHDASAHAEMQVIRKAGQVLENYRLLDTTLYVTLEPCPMCAGALLHSRVKRVVFGAPDLKAGAAGTVLNLFESQASYHYADVESGLMEQECRHQLQAFFKRRRKEIKAAKQARRSESE, from the coding sequence ATGACCGATAAACCAACATCGCCAGCGACTACGACAGAACACGTTTTCAGCGAACAAGACTATGCCTTCATGCAACGTGCAATGGAGCTTGCCTCTCACGCAGAAGAAGAGGGAGAAGTCCCCGTCGGAGCGGTGCTTGTCAAAGATGGTGAAGTGGTCGCTGAAGGATGGAATCAGTCTATTGGTGCTCACGATGCCAGCGCGCACGCCGAAATGCAGGTGATACGCAAAGCTGGACAAGTGTTAGAAAACTATCGACTGCTTGATACCACCCTGTATGTCACCCTAGAGCCTTGCCCTATGTGCGCAGGAGCCTTGCTGCACAGCCGAGTAAAGCGGGTGGTTTTTGGTGCGCCAGATTTAAAAGCAGGAGCAGCTGGCACAGTACTCAACCTATTTGAGAGCCAAGCATCTTATCATTATGCTGATGTAGAATCAGGACTGATGGAGCAAGAGTGCCGTCATCAGTTGCAAGCATTCTTTAAACGCCGCCGCAAAGAGATTAAAGCAGCGAAACAAGCCAGGCGTTCAGAATCAGAGTAG
- a CDS encoding S-(hydroxymethyl)glutathione dehydrogenase/class III alcohol dehydrogenase — protein sequence MTEQFIKSRAAVAWGPNQPLKMEEVDVMLPKAGEVLVKIVATGVCHTDAFTLSGDDPEGIFPSILGHEGGGIVEMVGEGVTSVEVGDHVIPLYTAECGECKFCKSGKTNLCQAVRETQGKGLMPDGTTRFYKDGQPIYHYMGCSTFSEYTVLPEISLAKVNKEAPLEEVCLLGCGVTTGMGAVLNTAKVEKGDTVAIFGLGGIGLSAIIGARMAGASKIIGIDINESKFELAQQLGATDVINPQKFDKPIQEVIIEMTDGGVDYSFECIGNVNVMRQALECCHKGWGESVIIGVAGAGQEISTRPFQLVTGRVWRGSAFGGVKGRSELPEIVERYMAGEFGLQEFITHTMPLDEINEAFELMHKGESIRSVIHY from the coding sequence ATGACTGAACAATTTATCAAATCACGCGCAGCTGTCGCTTGGGGTCCAAACCAACCACTAAAAATGGAAGAAGTCGACGTCATGCTGCCAAAGGCAGGTGAAGTACTGGTGAAAATCGTGGCGACTGGTGTTTGCCACACTGATGCATTTACCCTCTCCGGTGACGATCCAGAAGGTATCTTCCCAAGTATTCTTGGTCACGAGGGTGGCGGTATTGTTGAGATGGTTGGTGAAGGCGTAACGAGTGTTGAGGTGGGTGACCATGTTATCCCACTGTACACAGCTGAGTGCGGCGAATGTAAATTCTGTAAGTCGGGTAAAACTAACCTGTGTCAAGCGGTTCGTGAAACTCAAGGTAAAGGTCTAATGCCAGATGGTACGACTCGCTTCTACAAAGACGGTCAGCCAATTTACCACTACATGGGCTGCTCTACGTTCTCTGAATACACCGTACTGCCTGAGATTTCGCTGGCTAAAGTGAACAAAGAAGCCCCACTTGAAGAAGTGTGTCTCCTTGGCTGCGGCGTAACGACAGGTATGGGCGCAGTACTGAACACAGCCAAAGTTGAGAAAGGCGATACCGTCGCGATCTTCGGTCTTGGTGGCATTGGCCTGTCTGCAATTATCGGTGCACGTATGGCTGGTGCGAGCAAGATCATCGGTATCGATATCAACGAAAGCAAATTCGAGCTCGCTCAACAACTAGGCGCAACAGACGTGATTAACCCACAGAAGTTTGATAAGCCAATTCAAGAAGTTATCATCGAGATGACTGATGGTGGTGTTGATTACTCGTTCGAGTGTATCGGTAACGTCAACGTGATGCGCCAAGCACTTGAGTGCTGCCACAAAGGTTGGGGTGAGTCGGTTATCATTGGTGTTGCAGGTGCTGGTCAAGAGATCTCTACTCGTCCATTCCAGCTTGTTACTGGCCGCGTATGGCGTGGTAGTGCATTTGGTGGCGTTAAAGGTCGCAGTGAGCTTCCAGAGATCGTTGAACGCTACATGGCAGGTGAGTTTGGGCTACAAGAGTTTATCACTCACACTATGCCTCTTGATGAGATCAACGAAGCGTTCGAGCTTATGCACAAAGGCGAAAGTATCCGCAGCGTAATTCACTACTAA